One part of the Leeia speluncae genome encodes these proteins:
- a CDS encoding nitrite/sulfite reductase codes for MYIYDEIDQQLIDDRVRQFRDQTNRYLAGELSEDDFRPLRLQNGLYVQRHAPMLRVAVPYGVLNSKQVRKLAHIARTYDRGYGHFTTRQNIQYNWPDLAKVPDILEELATVQMHAIQTSGNCVRNFTADQFAGVAADEVIDPRPYAEIMRQWFTFHPEFAYLPRKFKMALSGSTGDRAAIYVHDIGVQLYPAADGTVLADVIVGGGLGRTPIVGSVIKKGLPWFDLLTYCDAVLRVYNRFGRRDNKYKARIKILVKALGPDTFGDMVDEEWKYLKDGPGRIPQAEFDRVNAHFQPKPYESFAGNDASFEAKKAENPAFARWVSRNVHPHKRAGYSAITFSLKGLGFAPGDITDAQLDKVADLADQYSFGEIRVSHEQNLILTDVKQSDLFALWEAAKELKLANPNIGLLTNMIACPGGDFCALANAKSIPIAEGIAQRFEDLDYLFDIGELDLNISGCMNSCGHHHIGHIGILGVDKNGSEWYQISLGGNQGMSAKGTPTSLGKVIGPSFAQDEVPAVIEKIIQTYLALRQDDERFIDSVQRLGIEPFKERVYAKAN; via the coding sequence ATGTATATCTATGATGAAATTGACCAGCAGCTAATTGATGATCGTGTGCGTCAATTCCGCGATCAGACCAATCGCTATTTGGCAGGAGAGTTATCTGAAGATGACTTCCGCCCACTACGTTTGCAAAACGGTTTATACGTACAGCGCCATGCACCTATGCTTCGTGTCGCGGTACCTTATGGCGTATTAAACAGCAAACAGGTTCGTAAGCTTGCGCACATTGCACGCACTTACGACCGTGGCTATGGTCACTTTACTACTCGTCAAAACATTCAGTACAACTGGCCTGATTTGGCAAAAGTACCCGACATTCTAGAAGAGTTGGCTACCGTGCAAATGCACGCCATTCAAACTTCTGGTAACTGCGTACGTAACTTTACGGCTGATCAGTTTGCTGGCGTTGCTGCAGATGAAGTGATTGATCCTCGTCCATACGCAGAGATTATGCGTCAGTGGTTCACCTTCCACCCTGAGTTTGCTTACTTGCCACGTAAATTTAAAATGGCTTTAAGTGGCTCGACTGGTGACCGTGCGGCGATTTACGTACACGACATTGGTGTTCAGCTATACCCTGCGGCAGATGGCACCGTGCTTGCGGATGTGATTGTCGGCGGTGGTTTAGGTCGTACCCCAATTGTTGGCTCTGTGATCAAAAAAGGGTTGCCTTGGTTTGACTTACTGACGTATTGCGATGCTGTATTGCGCGTTTATAACCGCTTTGGCCGTCGCGATAATAAATACAAAGCGCGTATCAAGATTTTAGTAAAAGCACTTGGCCCAGATACGTTTGGTGACATGGTGGATGAAGAGTGGAAATACCTAAAAGATGGTCCAGGCCGTATTCCACAAGCAGAATTTGATCGTGTAAATGCACATTTCCAACCAAAGCCATACGAGAGCTTTGCAGGTAACGATGCAAGCTTTGAGGCGAAGAAAGCAGAAAACCCTGCTTTTGCTCGTTGGGTTTCTCGTAACGTGCATCCACACAAACGTGCGGGCTATTCAGCTATTACCTTCTCTCTAAAAGGTTTAGGTTTTGCACCTGGCGATATTACGGACGCACAACTAGACAAAGTTGCAGATCTTGCCGACCAGTATAGCTTTGGTGAAATTCGTGTTTCGCATGAACAAAATCTGATTTTGACCGACGTAAAACAATCTGATTTGTTTGCGCTTTGGGAAGCTGCGAAAGAACTAAAACTGGCAAATCCAAATATTGGTTTGTTAACCAATATGATTGCATGCCCTGGCGGTGATTTCTGTGCGTTAGCCAATGCGAAATCGATCCCAATTGCAGAAGGCATTGCTCAGCGATTTGAAGACCTAGATTACTTGTTTGATATTGGTGAGCTGGATCTAAATATTTCTGGCTGTATGAACTCTTGCGGTCATCACCACATTGGTCACATTGGTATTCTTGGTGTAGATAAAAATGGTAGCGAATGGTACCAAATCTCTCTTGGTGGCAACCAAGGGATGAGTGCCAAAGGTACACCTACAAGCCTAGGTAAGGTGATTGGCCCTTCATTTGCTCAAGATGAAGTACCTGCGGTGATTGAAAAAATCATTCAAACTTACTTAGCACTTCGTCAAGACGACGAGCGTTTTATTGATTCTGTACAAAGGCTCGGCATTGAGCCATTCAAGGAGCGGGTCTATGCCAAAGCTAATTAA